In Streptomyces nodosus, one DNA window encodes the following:
- a CDS encoding cytochrome P450 yields the protein MTHASLLRRITDYSSRADPYPLYEELRRTPVLHEEDGGPYAVSSYWDILSLLHDPRISSDAGNLAAAGSDELGEAEETGLPPSFIRLDPPEHDRLRRIANRPFGPPHSPHRIDAMRDDLTEIVSGLIDGFGDAKRIDLVDRFAYPFPVTVICRLLGVPREDQPRFRAWVDPIVAGLDPDPGGHDEERLRAAQEARVQLGMYLAGLVEQRRKEPREDMLSRLATDRGPDGLMTTMEVLTTAVLLLIAGHETTVNLITNGMLTLLRHPEFLRALREDPGLSVGIVEELLRYEPPVQFIPRRTCIADIELRGVTIPKGSRIWLVLAAGNRDPERFTDPDRFDPYRRDIQHLGFGSGIHICFGAPLARLETQIALAELAGRLDNPRLVDDPPPYRQNAVLRGPRHLSVAFDSVRP from the coding sequence ATGACGCACGCCTCGCTCCTGCGCCGGATCACCGACTACTCCAGTCGGGCCGACCCGTATCCGCTGTACGAGGAGCTCCGCAGAACGCCCGTGCTGCACGAGGAGGACGGCGGCCCGTACGCCGTCAGCTCGTACTGGGACATCCTCAGCCTGCTGCACGATCCGCGGATCAGCTCCGACGCCGGCAACCTCGCCGCCGCGGGGAGCGACGAGCTGGGCGAGGCGGAGGAGACGGGGCTGCCGCCGAGTTTCATCCGGCTCGACCCTCCGGAGCACGACCGGCTGCGCCGGATCGCCAACCGTCCCTTCGGCCCGCCGCACAGCCCGCACCGGATCGACGCGATGCGCGACGACCTCACCGAGATCGTCTCCGGGCTGATCGACGGCTTCGGGGACGCGAAGCGGATCGATCTCGTCGACCGGTTCGCCTACCCGTTCCCGGTGACCGTGATCTGCCGGCTGCTCGGGGTGCCCCGTGAGGACCAGCCGCGCTTCCGCGCCTGGGTCGACCCGATCGTGGCCGGTCTCGACCCGGACCCGGGCGGACACGACGAGGAGCGCCTTCGCGCCGCGCAGGAGGCACGGGTCCAGCTGGGGATGTATCTGGCCGGTCTGGTCGAGCAGCGGCGCAAGGAACCCCGTGAGGACATGCTGTCCCGGCTGGCGACGGACCGTGGCCCGGACGGCCTCATGACGACGATGGAAGTGCTCACCACGGCGGTGCTGCTGCTGATCGCGGGTCATGAGACCACGGTCAATCTGATCACCAACGGCATGCTGACCCTGCTGCGCCACCCGGAGTTCCTGCGGGCGCTGCGCGAGGACCCTGGCCTGTCCGTGGGCATCGTGGAGGAGCTGCTGCGCTACGAGCCGCCGGTGCAGTTCATCCCGCGGCGCACCTGTATCGCGGACATCGAACTGCGCGGGGTCACCATCCCCAAGGGCTCGAGGATCTGGCTCGTCCTGGCCGCGGGCAACAGGGACCCGGAGCGCTTCACGGACCCGGACCGGTTCGATCCGTACCGGAGGGACATCCAGCACCTCGGCTTCGGCAGCGGCATCCACATCTGTTTCGGCGCTCCGCTGGCGCGACTGGAGACCCAGATCGCGCTCGCCGAACTGGCGGGGCGGCTGGACAACCCCCGTCTGGTGGACGATCCCCCGCCTTATCGGCAGAACGCGGTGCTGCGCGGCCCGCGCCATCTGAGCGTCGCCTTCGACTCGGTGCGTCCCTAG